The Rhododendron vialii isolate Sample 1 chromosome 5a, ASM3025357v1 genome contains a region encoding:
- the LOC131325262 gene encoding uncharacterized protein LOC131325262: MSVACLEGPTLTEFVKDAEAFDKCVDEQFDKLDTDDDGELSRSDLQTRHGRFSSVEFELQSKEEITSMYDTLFETFDADGNGKIDREEFRTLMREIVLAKARGIGLSPVLIILQGDSLLMRAVEHGLAKSN; encoded by the coding sequence atgAGTGTGGCTTGTCTTGAGGGTCCGACACTGACGGAATTCGTCAAAGACGCGGAGGCCTTCGACAAATGCGTCGATGAGCAATTCGACAAGCTCGACACCGACGACGACGGAGAGTTGTCGCGCTCCGACCTCCAGACAAGGCACGGAAGGTTTTCGTCGGTGGAGTTCGAGTTGCAATCGAAGGAAGAGATCACGAGCATGTACGATACCCTTTTCGAGACGTTCGACGCGGATGGAAACGGGAAGATCGATCGCGAGGAATTCAGGACGTTGATGAGGGAAATCGTGCTAGCCAAGGCCCGTGGGATCGGCCTGTCACCGGTTTTGATTATCCTCCAAGGAGACAGCTTGCTTATGAGGGCCGTAGAGCATGGCTTGGCCAAAAGTAATTGA
- the LOC131327816 gene encoding uncharacterized protein LOC131327816, with amino-acid sequence MIPACFSNPSTLSSENTTSTAPMPQNLITCTYQTHLCNSPTQLTLTWSKTLFSHTLTLFPSDNSFSTTISLYPSTFSFFRTRAGSKSINLTHHHYQKIKLHWDFTRAEFAGNSAEPDSSFYIAITFNSRLEFFLGDLRDELTRRAGVTEPRCYSAESTLLSRREHVFGRRIYVTRAQFMRSKHEIEIDCGGGVLKVKVNGVTSLVVKRLAWKFRGNERIMISGVEVEFYWDVFNWVNKSSGNSKSGSGHGVFVFQIGDGGGIWPEMAGPEKRLMRKSFSGAVGAAAVQPPSPSPSCSSVLQWAEESSSHEGGRSSCSSSTKSCGSNGGGFSLLLYAWRKE; translated from the coding sequence ATGATCCCTGCTTGTTTCAGTAATCCAAGCACTCTCTCTAGTGAAAATACTACTAGTACAGCTCCAATGCCTCAAAACCTCATAACATGCACTTACCAAACTCACCTTTGCAACTCACCCACCCAACTCACCCTCACCTGGTCCAAGACTCTCTTCTCTCACACCTTAACCCTGTTCCCTTCAGACAATTCCTTCTccaccaccatctctctctACCCATCAACCTTCTCCTTCTTCCGGACCCGGGCTGGGTCCAAATCCATCAACTTgacccaccaccactaccagaaGATCAAGCTGCACTGGGACTTCACTCGGGCCGAGTTCGCCGGCAACTCGGCGGAGCCCGACTCGTCGTTCTACATCGCCATTACTTTCAACTCCAGGCTGGAATTCTTCCTCGGCGACCTCCGGGATGAGTTGACCCGGCGGGCTGGGGTGACGGAGCCGCGATGCTACTCAGCCGAGTCGACCCTGCTGTCTCGGAGGGAGCACGTGTTTGGGCGCAGGATTTACGTAACTCGGGCGCAGTTCATGAGGTCCAAACACGAGATAGAGATAGACTGTGGCGGAGGAGTGCTCAAAGTAAAAGTCAATGGGGTGACGAGCCTTGTAGTAAAGAGACTTGCATGGAAATTCAGAGGGAATGAGAGAATCATGATTAGTGGAGTGGAGGTAGAGTTTTATTGGGATGTGTTCAATTGGGTCAACAAAAGTAGTGGCAACAGCAAAAGTGGGTCTGGCCATGGTGTTTTTGTGTTCCAAATTGGGGATGGTGGTGGCATTTGGCCGGAAATGGCGGGCCCGGAGAAGAGGTTGATGAGGAAGAGCTTTTCGGGGGCGGTGGGGGCGGCCGCGGTGCAGCCGCCGTCGCCGTCGCCGTCGTGCTCGAGTGTGTTGCAGTGGGCGGAAGAGAGTAGTAGTCATGAGGGTGGTAGAAGTTCATGTTCTTCGTCCACCAAGTCTTGTGGGAGTAATGGTGGTGgcttttctttgttgttgtATGCTTGGAGGAAAGAGTGA